Part of the Candidatus Methylomirabilota bacterium genome is shown below.
ACTTCGTCTATCTCGTCGGCGACCCGGTGGCCCGCGAGTGCGTCGTGGTGGATCCCGCGTGGGAGATCGACACGATCGTCGACACCGCGCAGGCCGACGACATGCGGCTCACCGGCGCGCTGGTGACGCATACGCATCAGGACCACGTGGGCGGCAGCCTCGCCTCGTGGGGCATGCCCGGCCGCATCCCCGGTGTCGAGGAGCTACTCGCGCGCGTGCCGCTCAGGGTCTACGTGCACAAGGCGGAGCGGGAATTCCTGCCGGGGCTCGGCTCCGATCTCGTGAAAGTCGACAACCACGACACGCTGGCGATCGGACGGCTTGCCCTGATGTTCCTGCATACGCCGGGGCATACGCCCGGCTCGCAGTGCTTCCTCGTCGACGGCCGGCTCGTCTCCGGCGACACGCTCTTCATCGGCTCGTGCGGGCGCACGGACCTGCCCGGCAGCGATCCGAGCGAGATGTACTACTCGCTCACGCAGCGGCTCGGCGCGCTGCCCGACGAGACGCTGCTCTTCCCGG
Proteins encoded:
- a CDS encoding MBL fold metallo-hydrolase; translated protein: FVYLVGDPVARECVVVDPAWEIDTIVDTAQADDMRLTGALVTHTHQDHVGGSLASWGMPGRIPGVEELLARVPLRVYVHKAEREFLPGLGSDLVKVDNHDTLAIGRLALMFLHTPGHTPGSQCFLVDGRLVSGDTLFIGSCGRTDLPGSDPSEMYYSLTQRLGALPDETLLFPGHNYGGPSSTIGAEKRQNQFMRFASLGDFLRTMGGGARTVQP